Proteins encoded together in one Orcinus orca chromosome 13, mOrcOrc1.1, whole genome shotgun sequence window:
- the MAPRE3 gene encoding microtubule-associated protein RP/EB family member 3 isoform X1 — protein sequence MAVNVYSTSVTSENLSRHDMLAWVNDSLHLNYTKIEQLCSGAAYCQFMDMLFPGCVHLRKVKFQAKLEHEYIHNFKVLQAAFKKMGVDKIIPVEKLVKGKFQDNFEFIQWFKKFFDANYDGKDYNPLLARQGQDVAPPPNPGDQIFNKSKKLIGTAVPQRTSPTGPKNMQTSGRLSNVAPPCILRKNPPSARNGGHETDAQILELNQQLLDLKLTVDGLEKERDFYFSKLRDIELICQEHESENSPVISGIIGILYATEEGFAPPEDDEIEEHQQEDQDEY from the exons ATGGCCGTCAATGTGTACTCCACGTCTGTGACCAGTGAGAATCTGAGTCGCCATGATATGCTCGCATGGGTCAATGACTCCCTGCACCTCAACTATACCAAGATAGAGCAGCTCTGCTCAG GGGCCGCTTACTGCCAGTTCATGGACATGCTCTTCCCTGGCTGTGTGCACTTGAGGAAGGTGAAGTTCCAGGCCAAGCTAGAGCATGAATATATTCACAACTTCAAGGTGCTGCAAGCAGCATTCAAGAAGATGGGTGTTGATAAA ATCATTCCTGTAGAGAAATTAGTGAAAGGAAAATTCCAAgataattttgagtttattcagtGGTTTAAGAAATTCTTTGACGCAAACTATGATGGAAAGGATTACAACCCTCTGCTGGCGCGGCAGGGCCAGGACGTAGCACCACCTCCTAATCCAGGTGATCAGATCTTCAACAAATCCAAGAAACTCATTGGCACAGCAG TTCCACAGAGGACGTCCCCCACAGGCCCCAAAAACATGCAGACCTccggccggctgagcaacgtggCTCCACCCTGCATCCTCCGGAAGAATCCTCCATCAGCCCGAAATGGTGGCCACGAGACCGATGCCCAGATTCTTGAACTCAACCAGCAG CTATTGGATTTGAAGCTGACAGTGGATGGGCTGGAGAAGGAGCGCGACTTCTACTTCAGCAAACTCCGGGACATTGAGCTCATCTGCCAGGAACACGAAAGCGAGAACAGCCCCGTCATCTCGGGCATCATCGGCATTCTCTACGCCACCGAG gAAGGATTTGCACCCCCGGAGGACGATGAGATCGAGGAACACCAACAGGAAGACCAGGACGAGTACTGA
- the MAPRE3 gene encoding microtubule-associated protein RP/EB family member 3 isoform X2, giving the protein MAVNVYSTSVTSENLSRHDMLAWVNDSLHLNYTKIEQLCSGAAYCQFMDMLFPGCVHLRKVKFQAKLEHEYIHNFKVLQAAFKKMGVDKIIPVEKLVKGKFQDNFEFIQWFKKFFDANYDGKDYNPLLARQGQDVAPPPNPVPQRTSPTGPKNMQTSGRLSNVAPPCILRKNPPSARNGGHETDAQILELNQQLLDLKLTVDGLEKERDFYFSKLRDIELICQEHESENSPVISGIIGILYATEEGFAPPEDDEIEEHQQEDQDEY; this is encoded by the exons ATGGCCGTCAATGTGTACTCCACGTCTGTGACCAGTGAGAATCTGAGTCGCCATGATATGCTCGCATGGGTCAATGACTCCCTGCACCTCAACTATACCAAGATAGAGCAGCTCTGCTCAG GGGCCGCTTACTGCCAGTTCATGGACATGCTCTTCCCTGGCTGTGTGCACTTGAGGAAGGTGAAGTTCCAGGCCAAGCTAGAGCATGAATATATTCACAACTTCAAGGTGCTGCAAGCAGCATTCAAGAAGATGGGTGTTGATAAA ATCATTCCTGTAGAGAAATTAGTGAAAGGAAAATTCCAAgataattttgagtttattcagtGGTTTAAGAAATTCTTTGACGCAAACTATGATGGAAAGGATTACAACCCTCTGCTGGCGCGGCAGGGCCAGGACGTAGCACCACCTCCTAATCCAG TTCCACAGAGGACGTCCCCCACAGGCCCCAAAAACATGCAGACCTccggccggctgagcaacgtggCTCCACCCTGCATCCTCCGGAAGAATCCTCCATCAGCCCGAAATGGTGGCCACGAGACCGATGCCCAGATTCTTGAACTCAACCAGCAG CTATTGGATTTGAAGCTGACAGTGGATGGGCTGGAGAAGGAGCGCGACTTCTACTTCAGCAAACTCCGGGACATTGAGCTCATCTGCCAGGAACACGAAAGCGAGAACAGCCCCGTCATCTCGGGCATCATCGGCATTCTCTACGCCACCGAG gAAGGATTTGCACCCCCGGAGGACGATGAGATCGAGGAACACCAACAGGAAGACCAGGACGAGTACTGA